One stretch of Pseudomonadota bacterium DNA includes these proteins:
- a CDS encoding cobalamin-dependent protein (Presence of a B(12) (cobalamin)-binding domain implies dependence on cobalamin itself, in one of its several forms, or in some unusual lineages, dependence on a cobalamin-like analog.), with amino-acid sequence MPVDGGKMRRAVARDVLEPRIASLEGKRVLLINPPWTLLKGNIWRAVASCYPSIGLALIAAYLEHCGAAVTLLDMQAEGADDGWPSRITQRPDIIGLTATTVIFDRALAVAEMARRAWPDVPIVLGGVHSTIAPREVLENHCIDYVIRGEGERSMALLAAGVPPDGIPGLAFIRNGEYWEHPDVDVTV; translated from the coding sequence GTGCCGGTTGACGGCGGGAAGATGAGACGGGCCGTTGCGCGGGACGTCCTCGAGCCGCGCATTGCATCGCTCGAAGGCAAGCGCGTGCTGTTGATCAACCCACCGTGGACCCTCCTCAAGGGCAACATCTGGCGGGCCGTAGCGAGTTGCTATCCATCGATCGGGCTTGCGCTCATTGCCGCCTACCTCGAACACTGCGGCGCCGCGGTCACGTTGCTCGACATGCAGGCCGAAGGAGCGGACGACGGGTGGCCGAGCCGCATCACACAGAGGCCTGACATCATCGGCCTGACAGCCACGACCGTCATTTTCGATCGGGCACTCGCCGTGGCGGAGATGGCGCGCAGGGCTTGGCCGGACGTGCCTATCGTGCTGGGCGGCGTGCACTCCACCATCGCGCCTCGCGAGGTCCTGGAGAACCACTGCATCGACTACGTGATCCGGGGCGAGGGTGAGCGCAGCATGGCGCTCCTGGCCGCGGGAGTGCCGCCGGATGGGATACCGGGACTCGCGTTTATCAGGAACGGGGAGTACTGGGAACATCCTGACGTCGACGTAACTGTTTAG
- a CDS encoding glycosyltransferase: MSRTGRDGAPHIVVAVPCYNEGTTIGKVVRDFRRQLPEAEVFVFDNNSTDNTIDEARAAGATVHGVLRQGKGAVVAAMLSRTNADYYVMVDGDDTYPAENVRDLLRPVIEGQADMTVGYRLSEYTSNSFRPLHVVGNRVITSVTNLVFRSQLKDVLSGYRAFSRQVADALPAISTGFEIESEMTLMALRNGFTIQEVPIPYRERPSGSVSKLSTFKDGFRILLHIAIILVTFKPLTLFGSIGIVLAVAAGVTGAFPILEYVQEPSVSSYGMMVISIAAGFGAAMSFVAGIILYVVSNLFINYGNIITRKQQHIYRMLDTRKTEPPTDSNQEVGGAG, translated from the coding sequence ATGAGTCGGACCGGTCGCGATGGCGCTCCGCACATCGTCGTAGCCGTTCCCTGTTACAACGAGGGAACGACCATCGGGAAAGTGGTCCGGGACTTCCGCCGTCAACTGCCAGAGGCGGAGGTCTTCGTCTTCGACAACAACAGCACCGACAATACCATAGACGAGGCGAGGGCAGCCGGCGCGACGGTGCATGGCGTTCTGAGACAGGGGAAGGGTGCGGTCGTCGCTGCGATGTTGTCCAGGACCAATGCGGACTACTACGTGATGGTCGACGGAGACGACACCTACCCGGCAGAAAATGTGCGGGATCTGCTGCGTCCGGTGATTGAGGGTCAAGCCGACATGACGGTCGGGTACCGCCTGTCCGAATACACCAGTAACTCGTTTCGACCTCTCCATGTCGTTGGAAACAGGGTCATCACCAGCGTGACGAACCTCGTGTTCCGCTCGCAGTTGAAGGACGTTCTATCCGGATACCGCGCCTTTTCGCGCCAGGTGGCGGACGCCCTTCCGGCGATTTCGACCGGCTTCGAGATCGAGAGCGAAATGACCCTGATGGCCTTGCGCAACGGTTTTACCATCCAGGAAGTCCCGATCCCCTATCGCGAGCGTCCCAGCGGCAGCGTTTCCAAACTGAGCACGTTCAAGGATGGCTTCAGAATTCTGCTGCACATCGCGATTATTCTAGTCACGTTCAAGCCGTTGACGTTGTTCGGATCGATCGGCATCGTACTGGCGGTTGCAGCGGGGGTGACGGGTGCGTTTCCGATCCTGGAGTACGTACAGGAACCTTCGGTGAGCAGCTACGGGATGATGGTCATTTCCATCGCGGCAGGATTCGGCGCCGCCATGTCTTTTGTCGCCGGGATCATTTTATATGTGGTGAGCAACCTGTTCATCAACTACGGGAACATCATCACGCGCAAGCAGCAGCACATCTACAGGATGCTCGACACCCGCAAAACGGAGCCGCCGACAGACAGCAATCAGGAGGTGGGTGGTGCCGGTTGA